In Crassostrea angulata isolate pt1a10 chromosome 6, ASM2561291v2, whole genome shotgun sequence, a genomic segment contains:
- the LOC128189806 gene encoding uncharacterized protein LOC128189806, giving the protein MYENIFNDIVSRKKRKCIEEPTNWKEITKYYVFYGDIRNNTLRKFYILGKMGFITGFSIAASETYIHPHPKNPAGGTARFFAYSLWKRIPVGMFGFLSFGAYWYAWNTFFDNDSFMGVTFASQAAWVTTAGPIMKRWTNTYDFMPWAILLGFFHLFPYRQDIARRRLTQIKLSNPHHYEFDIFGNYIKPLTGINYNFDDDV; this is encoded by the exons ATGTATGAAAACATATTTAACGATATCGTTTCGAGAAAAAAAAGGAAGTGTATAGAAGAGCCCACGAATTGGAAggaaattacaaaatattatgtGTTTTATGGAGACATAAGAAACAATACTTTAAGAAAGTTTTACATTCTCGGCAAAATGGGATTCATTACTG GGTTTAGTATTGCCGCCAGTGAGACTTACATTCATCCACATCCCAAAAACCCAGCAGGTGGCACTGCTCGTTTCTTTGCATACAGCTTGTGGAAAAGAATACCAGTCGGAA TGTTTGGTTTTTTAAGCTTTGGAGCCTATTGGTATGCCTGGAATACTTTCTTTGATAATGACAGTTTCATGGGAGTGACTTTTGCATCTCAAGCAGCATGGGTCACAACAGCTGGACCCATCA tgaaaagatgGACTAATACGTATGATTTTATGCCATGGGCCATTTTATTGGGATTTTTCCATCTATTTCCATATCGTCAAGATATAGCAAGACGCAGGCTGACTCAAATTAAGCTTAGCAATCCCCATCATTATGAATTCGATATTTTTGGAAACTATATCAAACCTTTGACTGGCATCAATTATAACTTTGATGATGATGTTTAA